CGCCTCGCAAGCACTTATGCAGGGACAAAAAATAGAAGATGATATTACTCCCTTCCAGGCCTATCTTCCAGAGTGCAGAGAACAGGCGCATACATTGACGGTAGAAGGACAATTTCCTTCTTTAAAAAAAAAGGAGGATGCACCCCGGCCTCTGGACGATGtatacggccattttattaattattaagcacaaaagaccttacaaagtagtacatcagtaagcctgaagccaccatctagacaacatctgtcgctactcctacccCTTGGTGCAGTGGTGCCAAATGTCCGagtctaataccaaacagacatcgcaccaaaatCTAACATCTAATGCCGGATGCCCCATCCTAGCCACATACCGGGACTGGGTCACACGCCGGTCCGGCGCACTCACCGAGGCTGCCGCCGCCTTCTTCCACCGATCCATCTCCAGAGCAGGTACTGATGCACAGACCTTGCCaggcctgccgtcgacgccaccatgacaCCAGACAGCTCGACcaccctgcgctcgtccatccagcCGCATCCGTCGTCGATATGTAGCTACACCATGCCGCCACCACTCGTCGTCAATGACACGGTAGATACAACGCCGCACCACCTGGCAACCTCCACACCATCGCCACTGCTGGAGTTACTCGGAGCCGTCCATCCACAACATCTCTCCCCCGAACAGCAGTTCCTCCCAAGACGGTGCCTCGATGGAGGATACGACGCgcaagacgccgccgccgcccaatccaGACTAAATTTTGGACTTTCGTCCAGGAGGGGTTCGGGGGTGGATAGGGGGGGCCTCGGCTTCGCCTCCAGGAAGGGTAACGGCGTCAGTTGACGTCGCCGATGCCGGGCCGAACACGCCGACCAAAGTTTCCTCCGGTCCCCATCCTATGCCATCAAACCTCCGTGTACTCCGGATCCGGCAAGCCACGATCCGAAACCCGCGAAGATGAAAGAGCCATGGGGCTCGACCCACCAGAAAGGAGGATCGAGAAGAACTCCTCGTAGATCTCCAGACGCCGAATCCAACGATCTGACATGGCCAACGACGATCATCACCACCCCGCGGCGGCCTACGGAGTCCGAAGAAAGGATCCAGAtggatccgatctggatctggcGGCACCCGCGACCACCGGTCAGGCGAACGCAGCCACCGCCGCGCCGCGCACGACGCCGATGGGAGAcccgcccgccgcgccgccgaacCCCACGTTCACCCGGCGTTCCTCTGGATCCCGTTGTCCCGCGCCAGCCAAGACGGAGAGGATGGGGAGAAGCCCCACCGCCGCCCAGCCGGCCAGGCTTCGCCCGGCGGTGctatggacggcggcgaggagggggAGAGGTGAAGGAGACtcgaggggcggcggctagggttttcccCCCGGGTCGCCCGCGGGGGCGACGCGAGGGACGACGTCGAGAGGGACAAATTTCCTTCTGGAAGCACTATCAGGACTGATCATCAGCTTACAGGTTTCAAGGTCTctgtgatgcagcttggaaggaggGTTCTGAACGGCTTTCTACAGGAATTGGTATTTATATTTGTATAATGAATAGGTGGACCAAAGAACTGATGTTATGATTTCAGCCACTTATAGTGCTGTCAACTCTACTCTCCATGCTGAAGCCAAAGCTCTGCTTCTTGCCTCTAAGCTCGCTTCTACCACTCAGCTTAACCAAGCAACACTTCTCACAGACAATCAGGTGCTTGCTAAAGTCACAGATGCTGGAGATATTCATTGGCAAATCAGGTCAGATTTAGAACAGATAGCCAACCTCTTCAAAGCTCACTCTTTCTACATTCACCATATTAAGAGAGACTTGAATGGGATTGCTCACGGTTGTGCCAAAGATGCTCAAAAGAAGTCATCTATTGCTTCCTCTCCTACTTTCTGTACGAATTTCTTCCATAGGGGTATGCAGTGCCCTCTGTTGCTTGCCTTAAGCAACTTTGTACTTGAAGGATTCAGAATCCTTGATGTAAAATGTGTGTGAGCTAATAAATGGCACCTTTCAATGCCTTctcaaaataaaaaagaaaaaaagaggtgaGTTAATGACGAAAGGAGTGAAGGAAGATCTGATGGACGATttagttcggctagaggattagaaCTTATACAAATTTAGAACAAAAGGGGTAACAAAAGGGAATTTAGATGTAGAAAGCCAAGAAATAGCAGCAAAGTAAACCAGAGCAGTTGTTTCTTGTTAGGCATGCATGGAAACTTTAACATCCAGAAGCTGATCCCAAATCAAAGGCAAACTGCACCTTCATTCACATCAAATCAGTGTCAAACCCCAGAGAAACCTGAAGAGGATAACCAGCAAGCATTCATGGCAATGCTACACCACCACCGCAACTAAAAGGTTATAAGTTTACCGGAAACCATCTGCCTCGGCGTCAAGAGTCTCACTGCTCTAACACGCCAGGGCCAAAATAACCTCATGTCCAACTTATTAATTACTTAAAACTTATTAAGTACTGCCAGAAACTTCAGCCCGTCATGTCCAGTTGACTAAGTGCTTCCAGCATCTTCTTCAATGCGCTTCCTCCTGAGGTTGCTCCTGTCCACACGCCACTGCTTCAGGAGGTGCTCAACGGCTTCTTCCAGGGTGGCTTTCCGGTCCTCCTTGTAGTTCCACAGCTCGTTAACAGGATGGCGGCCACTGGGATTGTGCTCGTTGACTTCAAGCAGGGCCTTTGTCACCACAGCATAGATCTGTTCGCCATTTTCATCTTTCAGAGCCCGAAGCTTCTCGTCATCCTCGGAGATAATTTCCTACAATGGAGCACACACTGTTAGATGACAACATTTTTCAAGGCAAACAAACTATTTAATTGGTTCAAACACCTGCATTTCATGAACAAGCTAAGATTGCTATTTATAGTGATTTGTTCAACCACGAGTAGCACACACTAAGATACGTTCTCAGAGGTAACACAATGAATCTATGCATTAGCTGAACACTCTACAAGCAAGGAGCCAAACTCGTGTGACACAGCATATTATTATGTTTTGAAAGTCATGCCTTAGCTAACCTGGTATTATTGATCAGTGATACACATACATGTCTAAGTTAACAGATTCAGTAATCAACCATCCATTGAATAATTAACTGTTGTACATAAAAGAGAACTAACTGACCTATGAATACATTAGTGTTATATTACAAAACTAAACCAAGCTATTAAAAAACTCACTGCAAAATCTGCATGCAGAGACCACTTGCAGCACACCATGAAGAAAAGATTGTTctctgctgatttgttctttttggATTAATTAAGAAAATCTAGGGGAGTATATTAAACTATGCACATCTAGTTTCTACCACAGTTTATTAAGAAGCAGATGTACCAGGGAAACATTTGCAAAGCCGAAAGCCTACTGCAGAAGCAATGACGCACAATTACAgaatactacctctgtcctggtttattggtccccattgtattctgTGCCAAATTATGACCATAAATTTAAATAataaaatgtttatgcatgtcacgaaaaattatatcattgaaaactatgatatattttttggtgacatgcactaacattttgtcagttaaatgttTGGTCAAAATTTAGTATATATTACAAAGGagacaataaaccaggacagaggtagtattaGAGAAAGCTGATTGTGCAGTAGCAACAGTAGAGAGATCTATACCAGCTGTTTTCCATCAACCATGATAACTTTAAAAGGGTGCCAATCTGGATTTCCTATCTCAGCCTCCCATCTTGCACAAAATAAGGCAGCATCATGCTCTGACAATTTCTGCTGGAAAGCCTTTTCAAGTGATTCCTGGTCAAGGATGCCCATCCTTTTAATGCATATAGATGTTTGGCCAGTTATAAGATCCTGGAAACCCTGTAGAGAATGCAACAGGTTAGAAGGAGAATGAATTTCAGATGTTATGCAAAATCAATAACAGCAGCGCATCACCATCTCATGCACAGATACTGAATCAATGAGTTAACTTACACGCATCAGTGCCTTCCGAGCAAGCTGCAACTCATCGTTGGCTTTCCTTTCCTTGATAACCAAAGTTTGTGCAAATGACTGTACTGTCTCACACTGCTCTTTTAGCTCCTGAATTTGCTCAGCCATTTTCTTCTTTGATTCAGAGTCTTCATCACCTTGCATGTGTTCCATTGCTTCCCATTTGCTGTGAAACTGTTTATTTTCTAGCTCAAGTTGCTGCATGATATTCCTTAACTCCTCTGACGTATGAAATAATATAGCGTCTTCTTTCTCCTTCTGCATTATCAGTACAGACAAACACTCAGATAGCTAAGCTTCTCAAAatctaaaattacaaaaaaaagaaaaaaaagatgttACCTCTGCCTAATTTGTGAAACCAGTTTATCAAGGGATTGGGATAGCTTTTCCTGCTCTAATTCAGCGAGTTGTAGCTCCTTCTGCCTGATTTCCTGCTCTAACTTCAATAATGGAGCAGCTTCTCTCTCCTTTTGCATTATCAATACGGAATTACGGATAAACACAAACATAAGTAGGCTTCACAACATCTATAATTGCAAAAACAAGTTGCCTCATTTTTCTCTTGCTCATAGTTCCTTGCTAGCTCGTCCAGATGCTTGGAAACTGAGTCAAGATCATGCTTCTTGGACTCCAGTTCAGAACTAAGCTTTTGATTATCATTGATAATCCTCTCCGAATACCTGCAAACAACCTCCTGAATCTTACGAGCTTCTGGAAAAGAGAGGTTCATTTTGAAAAGGTTATTAAACACGTGAAAGCTCAAAGTGTGAGCAGAGAAATGCATGCATGCTGATGCGAATAGCAAAAGATAAACACAAACCTTCCTTGTAGAGCTGCTCCCTTTGCTCCGCCATTCTGTCAAAAGAGATAATACGGTTGTTATCAGCGACAATACTGTGTCACGATGGCTGTTGTGCCTCTGTCCTACTGTTTTTGTGCAAAATTCATGATTTCAAAGATTCAAACATATTCTATTTACTAGATATCAGAATGGTCCCGCCTGCCGATTTGCCCCATAAAAGAGCAACAAGGGACAAATCTGGAGCTTGCAAACCAAAAACTTGCATCCAAAACAACATCTACCAGATCAGAGTACCACCGACCAAAATATTTCACCTAATTTGGCAGCTATTGCTAAAAACAACTGATTGCAAAAAACAAGTTAAGACAAATTTGGGATTAATTTGCAGCTGGCAAACCAAGTACTTGTATCGAAAACAATATTTCCCAGATAAGGGTACTAACTACGAAAACATTTCAGCTCATTTGGCACCTATGGCTGGAAAAACCCGATTAAATCAGAAGGGTATATAAAATCAAATGCATGCACACATTCAGCATATGTTGTTCAGACGACATCCAACATGCAGTGCAAACTCTCAAAGAAGGACTATTTCCAACCATTTGTTTCGAGCATCAGGATCTGAGCGCACAGAAATCATAAACAGAGCATGCATCTCACACCAGAAAGGCTGCGGCCGTACCGAAGCGCGTCAGGGCATGGATTTGCAAGAGAGAGACGGTACCAACTATCAATCCATGTAGGAGCAAAGGAAACCCAAACACATATAACAATCGAGGAATCCATGTagagcaaaaaataaaaataaaacaaaaacggcGCGTTTCTTTCCAAACATCTCATTAGATCGTGCCAAATTTCGAGCAAACGAACAGCACCTCGAACCGCCGCTGCCTATATATCGATCCGAAATTGTAAACCCTCGCGGATCTGGATTGAACNNNNNNNNNNNNNNNNNNNNNNNNNNNNNNNNNNNNNNNNNNNNNNNNNNNNNNNNNNNNNNNNNNNNNNNNNNNNNNNNNNNNNNNNNNNNNNNNNNNNNNNNNNNNNNNNNNNNNNNNNNNNNNNNNNNNNNNNNNNNNNNNNNNNNNNNNNNNNNNNNNNNNNNNNNNNNNNNNNNNNNNNNNNNNNNNNNNNNNNNNNNNNNNNNNNNNNNNNNNNNNNNNNNNNNNNNNNNNNNNNNNNNNNNNNNNNNNNNNNNNNNNNNNNNNNNNNNNNNNNNNNNNNNNNNNNNNNNNNNNNNNNNNNNNNNNNNNNNNNNNNNNNNNNNNNNNNNNNNNNNNNNNNNNNNNNNNNNNNNNNNNNNNNNNNNNNNNNNNNNNNNNNNNNNNNNNNNNNNNNNNNNNNNNNNNNNNNNNNNAGAACATGGTCCATTACTGTTTTTGTGCAACATTCATGATTTCAAAGATTGTAACATTTTCTATTTACTAGACTAGTAaacatgcacgtgcaacgcacgtttcAAGCATTAACCATGTAATCATAAGCACATATAATAAAAATATGATATTTTCCAAAAAATATATGAATTAAATATAAATACATTGTTGCAATGTCCACTCATGTTGTGTTTTCAATGTGAGAAACCATTGCGGATTTGTGGTCGCGTTGCTGGATAATAATGTAAGTTGTTTCACCATTTAGTGTTCTTACAGGTTTTAAAAGATGATCAAATCTATTGATCTTGCACAGACATTTTTCTTTCATGGAACCATAAAATTTCAGGATTGAATCATTGGCTACATAAAggattactccctccgtctgaaatacttgtcggagaaatggatgtatctagatttctccgacaagtatttccggacggagggagtatatagacaGGACAGTCCATCAGCAACATAGAATGGCCTCCGTGAGCATCACTCGTACCCAAATTGGCTAGCACAAATATTCAAAAAAACTGTCTAGCACACCTTGCCATCCAGTGTTTGAACTCGCCTACTGATGTGTTTATTTTATCTCTCTGCCCCCACAAGAGCCAAATGAGGCATCCTGTTCATAGATGTAGTTTGTCCGACAACCTGAAAAGTACTTACTGTAGAACTGCACTTTCAACAATTTAGTTGTACTTGCTTTTCTAACGGGGCCAAGACTGCTAATTTTTAGACAAATGTACATTGATAATTCAATCAGTTTCCGCTATCAAATTGAGTTATTACAAGATAAACACCAACAGAAGTTCCCCTGCTTCAACACATGTCACCAATAGCAACACCTTCTCAGCCTTGAAAAACAACTATGAAGAGTGTTCTTACGATACAACCATATATATGTATGCAAGCACGGCCTCAATAACTTCGCTGATATGCAAGGCAGCTCGTCAACATGTAAAACTTGCAGTGCATGACAAGCCTCTAAAATCCAAATGTTATGAAACCAATTTATCTATTTACTAAGCTTTTAGAATACTCATTTTACTaaaaatgtggagaagaaaatgaaaaatggaTAAAATTTTGACGACACTCACCACGTCCAGTTTTTAGCAATAACAGTGAAACaattagtatgttgcatcttccggCATCATTAGTAAGCAAAGCAAAGGAATAGACTAAGCAAGTCTTCTTTACCATCCAAGGTTATCCATTTTCATACTGAGGTTACCGACTTTGTACATTCCACTGAATTGTTCTACAAAACATGAGGCCCGTATATTTCATCAGCATGGATAATTGCTATGCAAGAAAGATTTTGTACACTCAGTTCCATTGTGCTGCTAGTAGTAATGGTATTTGATGCAGATATTTAAATTCTTTTCTGATTTAGCCGAAGTGATTTGAAATATGTAACAACCAATAGTCTGCAACAACACTAACAGGCTGGAATCAGAAAAGAATTTAAATATAGCGGAAACGAATAAATGTAGTGTGGTTCTAATTATAGTTTTGATACTGCCAATGATTATTATAACTATCTTATCCTGGTAATTTTTAAAGAACCATGTTGCTAGTTCTTTATGAAGGGCCTCCAGTCAGAAGAACTGCTACCAAACCATTGTAAAGACCTCTGATCAAGACCATCACAAATATCTAGAACTTTTTACTTAGATCACTGGGAATACCATCACAAATGCTTGAGAACCTCGAGATTCAACCTGACATCATCCAAGCTTCTGATTTGGTTGTACAAAAGTCAAAAGGAAATGAGCTAAAGAAGAAACCGGCAAAGCTTTAAACTGCAACAACTCCTTATGGTTCTCCCCTTTCTGAACTAAACTAACCAGCTATGCACTGTAATTATTCCAAAATGTGTCTGTTATTCTTTACACATGATACTAAAAAATCCTGTAGAAATAGAACAGTCTTGATACTTTAGATTTCTAAACAGTCATAAAGGGAAGATTTTTAAACACACATACTATATTTATTCTAAGCTCACACTGAAATGGTGGTGGTTCTTGAAATTGCTTGTCATCTGGGGGTCAAAGACAGCAACATAGATTCATACCATTTCAGAATTATACGTGTGCTAGAAATCTGCGCTTCTAAATAATAAAATTGACAAGAACATCGAATTGGGTGCACTTACAGTGGGTGAATTGATTGTATTTGGACAGCAGCAGGCAAAACATGGTCTATTACTGTTTTTGTGCAACATTCATGATTTCAAAGATTGTAACATTTTCTATTCAGCATGGTCTCGCCTGCCGATTTGCCCCATAAAAGAGCAACAAGGGACAAATCTGGATCTTGCAAACTAAACACTTGCATCCAAAACAACATCTACCAAATCAGAGTACCACCTACCAAAACATTTCACCTAATTTGGCAGCTATTGCCAAAAATAACTGATTGCAAAAAAAAACAAGGTAAGACAAATTTGGGATTAATTTGGAGCTTGCAAACCAAATATACTTGTATCTAAAACAATATCTCCCAGATAAGGGTACTCACTACAAAAACATTTCAGCTCATCTGGCACCTATGGCACCAACACGCAGTGCAAACTCTAAAAGAACATGGTCTATTTCAAACCATTTGTTTTGAGCACAAGGATCTGGGCGCACAGAAATCCTAAATAGAGCATGCATCTGGCACAACAAAAAGGCTGCGGCCGTACCAAAGTGCGACAGGGCATGGATCTGCAAGAGGAGACCGGACCTAACTAGCAAGAGCGAGAAAACACAGAGGAGCATGTCGGAGCAAAGGAAACCCCAGACACATGTAACAATCCAGCAGTCTAGgtacagaaaaaataaaaataaaacggcGCGTTTCTTTCCAAACATCTAGCTACGTCGTACTGAATCTTGGAGCTAACGAACAGCACCTTGATCCGCCGCTGCCTATCCATCCGAAATTAGTAAACCCTCGCGGATCTGGAATGAACACGCAGGAGATAATACACTACTGAGCAACCCCCTCCATCGCCGGCCTCTCCTCGCGCAGCCCACGCGCGGAGGGGAAAAGCGAGACGAactgcggcgggcggcggctccatCCACCAACGCCACGCCCAGCGAACAATCCGTGGAGCGTAGCAAAGTAGGGGCGTGCGGGAAGAGAGCCTCACCTCCCGAGCCGGGATCGCTCGCCGGCGACAGCGGTGGTCGGTAGTGGTCTGGTGGACGAGGGTTTTTGTCTCTCCTTCTTCTCCCCCTCCGTCGTTTGGGCTGTGACTGTGCCGCACTGACGCTTGGCGTTCATtcaagagggagggagggaggtgggCGGTAGGGACCGCTTGGTAAATTTCTTCTTCGGCGAGGGTGTCCGTGAACGACCAAAGAACACGAAACGATAATCACGCCCTCGACCGACCGTGCGACCGGCCCTCGCTGGAGCTTCGTCCACGAGGCATTGATTTTTTTTTTCTTTAGTCAGGGAGGCATTTTTGGGCACTACTCACAATTTGGCCTGTCACTTAGGACCCTACGATTCCACATGCGCGAACGCCCAGGATCTGCTTTGCCTGTTGATTCCTCGTGTTGTCTAGCATCGTCTCATCCACAGATGGAaaatccccctccccctcccctccacacctcctgcgcGCTGCCATGACTCGCCATAAACAAGCTGCTACCTCCCGGCGTCCTCCACGTCCATTGTCGGATGCAGCTCGCTGCACCCCTTGCTGCAGCTCGCcgtagccgtcgccgtcgccggatgCCCTGCCAATCACGCAATTGATTTCCAGCGCCACCCACTTGTTGGATGCAACTCAATCGAGCCTAATGCAGCTTGCGATTAATTCGGTTCCAGCATACTCACACACCCATCGAACCATGGCGTCGTCGTCCTCCCGGCCGGCTCAACATCGTCAACAAAGCGTAGCACTGCGTTCTAGCAGAAAAACAAATCTGTGCACTAAGAAATTCAAGAAAAGTCAGTTGAAGCAAAAACATAAGCCGCTTCCATCAAAACAAATTGCAGGGTTCCAGCAAAAACATGGATCTTTGTCTACAGTTCGTAGCAAAATTTCTGGCCGGTCGTAGCAAAACCAAAAGCTGGTTCCAGCAAATGGCCACCATGGTTGCAGCAGCCTCAGAGGCGTGGTTCATTGTCGGCAGCTGCGGGCTTCCAGCATCTTGCCGCCAAGGTTCCAGCATCTGACACCACGGTTCCAGCTTCCAGCAATTACGGTTGTAGCTATTTCTACGGTTTGAAGGTTTTTCTCATGGCCATTGAAGCTTCCTCCTTCATCAGTTGAAACTTTTTCCTGCACAGCTCTAAGATTATTTTCGCGGTTGAAGCTTTTTATCCACGTCCATTGAAGCTTTTCACCCATGGTTGAAGCTTTCTCCCTCGGGGATTGAAGTTTTGTTACAAaccggttgaagctttttccgCGGTTGTAGCTATTTTCATGCCT
The Triticum dicoccoides isolate Atlit2015 ecotype Zavitan chromosome 3A, WEW_v2.0, whole genome shotgun sequence genome window above contains:
- the LOC119273499 gene encoding factor of DNA methylation 3-like, giving the protein MQQLELENKQFHSKWEAMEHMQGDEDSESKKKMAEQIQELKEQCETVQSFAQTLVIKERKANDELQLARKALMRGFQDLITGQTSICIKRMGILDQESLEKAFQQKLSEHDAALFCARWEAEIGNPDWHPFKVIMVDGKQLEIISEDDEKLRALKDENGEQIYAVVTKALLEVNEHNPSGRHPVNELWNYKEDRKATLEEAVEHLLKQWRVDRSNLRRKRIEEDAGST